One genomic window of Ottowia oryzae includes the following:
- a CDS encoding DUF6600 domain-containing protein, whose amino-acid sequence MPSFTFVSTRTPPDWRRCLAALALLAAPLLATAQQQDPPDRVLYISAQQGTARMLTDGTNWSAASVNWPIVNGAQVSTDPGARLELDGGWVVLRTAGQSDMGVTQLDNQNTQVALTNGGMSVRVRQLQPGERVEIDTPQAALVANQAGDFRVDVDPVSATSRVTVQSGTVTVYGAGGEATAVGARQAITFAGRDLAVVARTGLPPRDGLDQWVAAREGQLQTSVTYQYVSPAIPGIALLDQHGQWAQDPTYGAVWYPQVVEADWAPYRYGRWRWVEPWGWTWVDDAPWGFAPSHYGRWAQIGPRWAWVPGPRVARPVYAPALVGFVGGGSGGNWGISVGAGLPAAAWFPLAPGEVWQPHYYASAVYVRRLNPWVAMQAPVRPPDSFYFQRRPTAVSFAPPGDFGWRGDRGPDHRPRFVDGSRLPPGVLEAARPIGPPPRGFAPGQAAPIAPPVGRPERMALPAAAHMPQPLINPAHPGGPNNAAAPGRGFDPVAAQLRPAAQGLPDAAGRPGGAVAPAARRPDGRPGGDVGRPADGWMQEHGPNPRAPGTSGAGNAPGNRPTPNGFDRDPARMPQPGANLPAPQRPVSAQPAPAQPRPPMHVPESAPAQSQPGHHDAAAPAWPQRRPEMAVPQQIQPAVQQPQTQRPPQSHPGDATPWQRGDRPPRAQFEPAPQRPAAPQPMERPHFDQRRPPEGMPMTRGPAETMRPPPQRPMQQPNAGGRPEQGQRPPHPPREQHERREEPRG is encoded by the coding sequence ATGCCTTCTTTCACCTTTGTCTCAACCCGCACGCCGCCCGACTGGCGGCGCTGCCTGGCCGCGCTGGCCTTGCTGGCGGCGCCGCTGCTGGCCACGGCGCAGCAGCAAGATCCGCCCGACCGTGTGCTGTACATCAGCGCGCAGCAAGGCACCGCCCGCATGCTGACCGACGGCACCAACTGGTCGGCCGCCAGCGTCAACTGGCCGATCGTCAACGGCGCGCAAGTCTCGACCGACCCCGGCGCCCGGCTGGAGCTGGATGGTGGCTGGGTGGTGCTGCGCACCGCCGGCCAGTCCGACATGGGGGTCACCCAGCTGGACAACCAGAACACCCAGGTAGCCCTGACCAACGGCGGCATGTCGGTGCGCGTGCGCCAGCTGCAGCCCGGTGAGCGCGTGGAAATTGACACACCCCAGGCCGCGCTGGTTGCCAACCAGGCGGGCGACTTCCGGGTGGACGTCGATCCCGTGAGCGCCACATCGCGCGTCACGGTGCAAAGCGGCACCGTGACCGTGTACGGCGCGGGTGGCGAAGCCACCGCCGTGGGCGCGCGCCAGGCCATCACGTTCGCCGGGCGCGATCTGGCCGTGGTGGCCCGCACCGGCCTGCCGCCGCGCGACGGGCTCGATCAATGGGTGGCCGCACGCGAAGGTCAGCTGCAAACCTCAGTCACGTACCAGTACGTGTCACCCGCCATTCCCGGCATCGCCTTGCTTGACCAGCACGGCCAATGGGCGCAAGACCCCACCTACGGCGCCGTGTGGTACCCACAGGTGGTCGAAGCCGATTGGGCGCCTTACCGGTATGGCCGCTGGCGCTGGGTAGAGCCCTGGGGCTGGACATGGGTGGACGACGCACCCTGGGGCTTCGCGCCGTCGCACTACGGGCGCTGGGCGCAGATTGGGCCGCGTTGGGCCTGGGTGCCGGGTCCGCGCGTGGCGCGCCCCGTGTACGCCCCTGCCCTGGTCGGCTTCGTGGGTGGCGGCAGCGGTGGCAACTGGGGCATTTCTGTCGGCGCCGGATTGCCGGCGGCGGCGTGGTTTCCGCTGGCCCCTGGCGAAGTGTGGCAACCGCATTACTACGCCAGCGCCGTCTACGTGCGGCGCCTGAACCCCTGGGTGGCCATGCAGGCGCCTGTGCGCCCACCTGACAGCTTCTATTTCCAGCGGCGGCCCACTGCCGTGTCGTTCGCGCCACCCGGCGACTTTGGCTGGCGCGGCGACCGTGGCCCGGATCACCGCCCCCGCTTCGTTGATGGCTCGCGTCTGCCGCCCGGCGTGCTGGAGGCCGCACGGCCGATCGGCCCGCCGCCGCGTGGTTTTGCGCCCGGCCAGGCCGCGCCGATCGCGCCGCCGGTGGGCCGCCCCGAGCGCATGGCCCTGCCCGCTGCCGCCCATATGCCCCAACCCCTGATCAACCCTGCTCACCCGGGCGGGCCCAACAACGCCGCGGCACCCGGCAGGGGGTTTGACCCGGTGGCCGCCCAGTTGCGGCCTGCCGCGCAGGGTCTGCCAGACGCGGCGGGGCGCCCCGGTGGCGCTGTGGCGCCCGCCGCCCGCCGACCCGATGGCCGCCCTGGCGGCGACGTGGGCCGTCCTGCAGACGGCTGGATGCAGGAGCACGGCCCGAATCCGCGGGCACCGGGCACTTCGGGCGCAGGCAATGCGCCTGGCAACCGCCCGACGCCCAACGGCTTCGACCGCGATCCGGCCCGCATGCCGCAACCCGGGGCCAACCTGCCCGCGCCGCAGCGGCCGGTCTCTGCCCAACCGGCACCGGCCCAGCCCCGGCCGCCCATGCACGTCCCGGAATCGGCCCCGGCGCAAAGCCAGCCAGGCCACCATGACGCCGCCGCGCCCGCATGGCCGCAGCGCCGCCCAGAGATGGCTGTGCCGCAGCAGATACAACCCGCCGTGCAGCAGCCGCAGACGCAGCGCCCGCCGCAGAGCCACCCGGGCGACGCCACGCCCTGGCAGCGGGGCGACCGCCCACCGCGCGCGCAGTTTGAACCCGCGCCCCAACGCCCGGCTGCGCCGCAGCCGATGGAGCGCCCGCACTTCGACCAGCGCCGCCCGCCCGAAGGCATGCCCATGACGCGCGGGCCGGCGGAAACCATGCGCCCGCCGCCTCAGCGGCCCATGCAACAGCCCAACGCGGGCGGCAGGCCTGAGCAGGGCCAGCGGCCACCGCACCCGCCGCGCGAGCAGCACGAGCGCCGCGAGGAGCCCCGCGGCTAA
- a CDS encoding IS30 family transposase yields MSKSYRQLSEQDRETIMAMKLEHASARSIAQALNRAPSTITRELSRNGYQPPCDTPVIGRPRIAGGYDAHRASLRSRRQRRLARPPRKLHPCTALWAQVRMLLQQGWSPAQIAATLKRQHPRCVALQASHETIYTAIYATPRGALRRELVALLRQGRGARRPRSRGEDRRGTLADIVSIHVRPPEIEERLMPGHWEGDFIKGSRNQSSVGVLVERTSRLVVLAKMTDATATTALQSFAAKLNAIAQPMRQSLTYDQGKEMAHHAQLTAKTGVKVYFCDPHSPWQRGSCENTNGLLRQYLPKNADLSLHSQQELDAIADLLNTRPRQTPDIGLENTTSGICPGSQSGPRQHRISAIA; encoded by the coding sequence ATGAGCAAGAGTTACCGACAGCTGAGCGAGCAGGATCGAGAGACGATCATGGCGATGAAGCTGGAGCACGCCAGCGCCAGATCTATCGCCCAGGCATTGAATCGCGCCCCCAGCACCATCACGCGAGAGCTCTCGCGCAACGGCTACCAGCCTCCTTGCGATACACCCGTGATAGGCCGCCCCCGGATCGCTGGAGGCTACGACGCACATCGAGCCAGCCTGCGCAGCCGCAGACAGCGCAGGCTGGCTCGGCCCCCACGCAAGCTCCATCCATGCACGGCCCTGTGGGCCCAGGTGCGCATGCTGCTGCAGCAGGGCTGGTCGCCCGCCCAGATTGCCGCCACACTCAAGCGCCAGCACCCGCGATGCGTTGCCTTGCAAGCCAGCCACGAGACGATCTACACCGCCATCTATGCCACGCCCCGCGGGGCCTTGCGCCGGGAGTTGGTCGCCTTGCTGCGCCAGGGGCGCGGAGCAAGACGCCCGCGCTCGCGCGGCGAGGATCGCCGCGGCACGCTGGCGGACATCGTGAGCATCCATGTGCGCCCGCCCGAGATCGAAGAGCGGCTCATGCCTGGACATTGGGAGGGGGACTTCATCAAGGGCTCGCGCAACCAATCCTCGGTGGGCGTGCTGGTCGAGCGCACCAGTCGCTTGGTGGTACTGGCCAAGATGACGGATGCGACAGCGACAACAGCGCTACAAAGCTTTGCAGCCAAGCTCAATGCGATTGCCCAGCCGATGCGCCAGAGCCTGACGTACGACCAAGGCAAGGAGATGGCGCACCATGCGCAGCTGACGGCCAAGACGGGCGTCAAGGTGTACTTTTGCGATCCGCACAGCCCGTGGCAGCGAGGCAGCTGCGAGAACACCAACGGATTGCTGCGGCAGTACCTGCCCAAGAACGCAGACCTGTCACTGCACTCACAGCAAGAGTTGGATGCCATTGCCGATCTGCTCAACACCCGGCCGCGCCAGACGCCAGACATTGGACTGGAGAACACCACTTCAGGTATTTGCCCTGGCTCTCAGTCAGGACCAAGGCAACACCGCATCTCCGCAATAGCCTAG
- the mog gene encoding molybdopterin adenylyltransferase yields the protein MSERTPDPVTIGIVSISDRASTGAYEDKGLPALQDWLTRALKNPIRFEPRLIPDEQATISQTLIDLVDAGCALVLTTGGTGPAPRDVTPEATLAVADKTLPGFGEQMRQISLAFVPTAILSRQVAVIRGQSLIINLPGQPKAIAETLEGLRAADGSQKVHGIFAAVPYCIDLIGGPYLETHDAVCKAFRPKSAVRPA from the coding sequence ATGAGCGAACGCACGCCAGACCCCGTCACCATCGGCATCGTGTCGATCAGCGACCGCGCCTCCACCGGCGCCTATGAAGACAAGGGCCTGCCCGCGCTGCAAGACTGGCTGACGCGCGCGCTGAAGAACCCGATCCGGTTTGAGCCGCGCCTGATCCCCGACGAGCAGGCCACCATCAGCCAAACGCTGATCGACCTGGTGGACGCGGGCTGCGCCCTGGTGCTGACCACCGGCGGCACCGGCCCCGCGCCGCGCGACGTCACGCCCGAAGCCACCCTGGCCGTGGCCGACAAGACCCTACCCGGCTTTGGCGAGCAAATGCGCCAGATCAGCCTGGCCTTCGTGCCCACCGCCATCCTGAGCCGCCAGGTGGCGGTGATCCGCGGGCAATCGCTCATCATCAACCTGCCCGGCCAGCCCAAGGCCATCGCCGAAACGCTGGAAGGCCTGAGGGCGGCCGACGGCAGCCAGAAAGTGCACGGCATCTTCGCCGCCGTGCCCTACTGCATCGACCTGATCGGCGGGCCCTACCTTGAAACGCACGACGCGGTGTGCAAGGCGTTTCGGCCCAAGAGCGCGGTGCGGCCAGCGTGA
- a CDS encoding transporter: MSIPITFILPRGAVAALLLLAGFTPSAYAAHPLISDDSGTQGAGIWQLEVNTDHTRTRDDGQTAWARQLNTTLTRGVTDELDVAANVPLQRNSASGEPAQSGVADVTVQAKWRFYDNKQGWSLALRPAVTLPTGSDSKGLGNGRATAAATLISTLEAGDWTWLANAGYTFNDNRLGDRKHLWAASTALLYKLTEQWSLVADVGASRGTDASASRTNKFAVLGTIYHLNDKTDLDIGWRRSLGAKPVSNTVGVGLTLRW; this comes from the coding sequence ATGTCAATCCCTATCACGTTCATTCTTCCGCGAGGCGCTGTCGCTGCCCTGCTGCTGCTTGCTGGCTTCACCCCATCAGCGTACGCCGCGCACCCGCTGATCTCTGACGACAGCGGCACCCAGGGCGCCGGCATCTGGCAACTGGAGGTCAACACCGACCATACGCGCACCCGCGACGATGGGCAGACCGCTTGGGCGCGCCAGCTGAACACCACGCTGACTCGGGGCGTGACCGATGAGCTGGACGTCGCCGCCAACGTGCCGCTGCAGCGCAACAGCGCCAGCGGCGAGCCCGCCCAAAGCGGCGTGGCCGACGTCACGGTGCAGGCCAAATGGCGCTTTTACGACAACAAGCAAGGCTGGTCGCTGGCCTTGCGCCCGGCCGTCACTTTGCCCACCGGCAGTGACAGCAAGGGGCTGGGCAACGGGCGCGCCACGGCAGCGGCCACACTGATTTCAACGCTGGAAGCGGGCGACTGGACGTGGCTGGCCAACGCAGGCTACACCTTCAACGACAACCGGTTGGGCGACCGCAAGCACCTGTGGGCGGCATCCACCGCGCTGCTGTACAAGCTGACCGAGCAGTGGTCGCTGGTGGCCGACGTGGGCGCCAGCCGCGGCACCGACGCCAGCGCGAGCCGCACGAACAAGTTCGCCGTGCTGGGCACGATCTACCACCTAAACGACAAGACCGATCTGGACATCGGCTGGCGCCGCAGCCTGGGCGCCAAGCCCGTGTCCAACACCGTGGGCGTAGGCTTGACGCTGCGCTGGTAA
- a CDS encoding IPTL-CTERM sorting domain-containing protein yields MPTLPPLRFAPLASRTDAPRGRPGLRRALAVAGCAWLLGLAAPSAHAQAMLLNFDAIPCPTSAIPNGTGGLNWANMFCADGPTTGGGYATGTVSSPNIAFNAGGNPATVTRSGGGVFSLSSAQLTTAFTPAPQVRVEGFVGATSVALLTFSPTNTGPTLVDLSPIVNVDRVVFTSVPGGAYQQFVLDDLNYILGSAHTITATAAPAAGGSVSCTPRPVPDGASTTCTAVPAAGYTVASFTGCTRVGTTDTCTLTNVTAPATVSASFAAAVPVPTLSQWALALLGLLAAALGLRRLRR; encoded by the coding sequence ATGCCCACGCTGCCCCCTCTACGCTTCGCCCCGTTGGCTTCACGCACAGACGCCCCGCGCGGCCGACCGGGCCTGCGTCGTGCACTGGCCGTTGCGGGCTGTGCCTGGCTGCTGGGCCTGGCGGCGCCCTCGGCCCACGCGCAGGCGATGTTGCTGAACTTCGATGCCATTCCTTGTCCCACCAGCGCTATCCCCAACGGCACGGGCGGCCTGAATTGGGCCAACATGTTCTGCGCCGATGGCCCAACAACGGGAGGGGGTTACGCTACTGGCACCGTCTCCAGCCCCAACATCGCGTTCAATGCGGGCGGGAACCCCGCCACGGTCACGCGCAGCGGTGGCGGCGTGTTTTCACTGAGCAGCGCGCAACTGACGACAGCGTTCACACCCGCTCCGCAGGTGCGAGTCGAAGGCTTTGTCGGCGCCACGTCGGTCGCCTTGCTGACCTTCTCGCCCACCAACACGGGCCCCACGCTGGTGGACCTGAGCCCGATCGTCAATGTCGACCGGGTGGTTTTCACCAGTGTGCCTGGGGGAGCGTACCAGCAGTTTGTGCTGGACGACCTGAACTACATCCTGGGGTCGGCGCACACCATCACCGCCACCGCAGCACCCGCCGCCGGTGGCAGCGTGTCCTGCACGCCCAGACCGGTGCCGGACGGCGCCAGCACCACCTGCACCGCCGTGCCGGCCGCCGGTTACACCGTGGCCAGCTTCACCGGCTGTACCCGCGTGGGCACCACGGACACCTGCACCCTCACCAACGTCACGGCGCCGGCCACGGTGTCGGCCAGCTTCGCGGCGGCGGTGCCGGTGCCCACACTCAGCCAATGGGCGCTGGCGCTGCTGGGTTTGCTGGCGGCGGCGCTGGGGCTGCGGCGGCTGCGCCGCTGA
- a CDS encoding GatB/YqeY domain-containing protein — translation MSLKDQITEDMKTAMRAKDTERLGTIRLLQAAIKQKEVDERVTLDDTAVIAIVDKLIKQRKDSIAAFTQAARQDLADKEASEITVLQAYLPARLSADEVAAEVKALVAELGATGAGDMGKVMGAAKSRLAGKADMGAVSAAVKAALAG, via the coding sequence ATGAGCCTCAAAGACCAGATCACTGAAGACATGAAAACCGCGATGCGCGCCAAGGACACCGAACGCCTGGGCACCATCCGCCTGCTGCAAGCGGCCATCAAGCAAAAGGAAGTGGATGAGCGCGTGACGCTGGACGACACGGCCGTCATCGCCATCGTGGACAAGCTGATCAAGCAGCGCAAGGACAGCATCGCCGCCTTCACCCAGGCTGCGCGCCAAGACCTGGCCGACAAGGAAGCCAGCGAAATCACCGTGCTGCAGGCGTACCTGCCCGCCCGCCTGTCCGCTGACGAAGTGGCGGCCGAGGTGAAGGCTTTGGTGGCCGAACTGGGCGCCACGGGCGCGGGCGACATGGGCAAGGTGATGGGCGCAGCCAAGTCGCGCCTGGCCGGCAAGGCCGACATGGGCGCCGTGAGCGCCGCCGTGAAAGCCGCATTGGCTGGCTGA
- the rpsU gene encoding 30S ribosomal protein S21, whose amino-acid sequence MTTIRVKENEPFDVALRRFKRTIEKLGLLTELRAREFYEKPTAERKRKKAAAVKRHHKRVRSMQLPKKLY is encoded by the coding sequence ATGACCACCATCCGTGTAAAAGAAAACGAGCCGTTTGACGTGGCACTGCGCCGCTTCAAGCGCACCATTGAAAAACTGGGCCTGCTGACCGAACTGCGTGCACGCGAGTTCTACGAAAAGCCCACCGCTGAGCGCAAGCGCAAGAAGGCCGCCGCCGTCAAGCGCCACCACAAAAGGGTGCGCAGCATGCAATTGCCGAAAAAACTCTACTGA
- the yjgA gene encoding ribosome biogenesis factor YjgA: protein MSRKPKKGYFVRGQFVAEGSEMDEQLQREMRGDGPSKTELKAQSTELQALGEELLGLRADLFTPLDLPTKLVDALAELRRITNFEGKRRQAQFVGKQMRLLDEEQIAAIRAALEVQRKGSAKDTLRLHAAENWRDRLIADDAAVNAWVTQFPETDVQQLRALVRQARKDAPSAAEAQVAESQGQAPRQGRAFRELFQLVRDALERAEAEAEQRPVQPVDPDDAGYTGEAHAR, encoded by the coding sequence ATGTCCCGTAAACCCAAAAAAGGCTATTTCGTTCGCGGCCAGTTCGTCGCCGAAGGCAGCGAGATGGACGAACAACTGCAGCGCGAAATGCGCGGCGACGGCCCCAGCAAGACCGAGCTGAAAGCGCAAAGCACCGAGTTGCAGGCGCTGGGCGAAGAGCTGCTGGGCCTGCGCGCCGACCTGTTCACGCCGCTCGATCTGCCCACCAAGCTGGTCGACGCGCTGGCCGAGCTGCGCCGCATCACCAACTTTGAAGGCAAGCGCCGCCAGGCCCAGTTCGTGGGCAAGCAAATGCGCCTGCTGGACGAAGAGCAAATCGCCGCCATCCGCGCCGCGCTGGAAGTGCAGCGCAAAGGCTCGGCCAAAGACACGCTGCGCCTGCACGCAGCCGAAAACTGGCGCGACCGCCTGATCGCCGATGACGCGGCCGTCAACGCCTGGGTCACGCAGTTTCCTGAAACCGACGTGCAGCAGCTGCGCGCGCTGGTGCGCCAAGCCCGCAAAGACGCCCCCAGCGCCGCAGAGGCCCAAGTGGCCGAATCCCAAGGACAAGCGCCGCGCCAGGGCCGCGCGTTTCGCGAACTCTTCCAGCTGGTGCGCGACGCGCTGGAGCGCGCCGAAGCCGAGGCCGAGCAGCGCCCGGTGCAGCCGGTTGACCCGGATGACGCAGGTTATACCGGTGAAGCGCACGCCCGATAA
- a CDS encoding RNA methyltransferase, whose amino-acid sequence MLQPRTRFVLIETSHAGNVGAVARAMKVMGFDDLVLVRPRWPDVLSRDEAIERASGAADVLQRARSVATLEEALHGMTHLCATAMTPRDFGPPTRAPREHFNLLLKPELPAQTTPALEGDLAINGTLDLSQPQGVAFLFGSERYGMANEDVYRCNVALSIPTDPSYGSLNIAAAVQLIAYDWRQALAACGWGFGVQPATAAPHHADAAQQAGMLAHWESALVDIGFLDPAAPKKLMPRLTQLFNRAQPTVEEIHILRGIAKAMQGAAAHGRRRRASRFSGAAAAAPAPPPANPAAPAPIG is encoded by the coding sequence ATGCTTCAGCCCCGCACGCGCTTTGTCTTGATAGAAACCAGCCACGCCGGCAACGTGGGCGCCGTCGCCCGCGCCATGAAGGTGATGGGCTTTGACGACCTGGTGCTGGTGCGCCCCCGCTGGCCCGACGTGCTGAGCCGCGACGAGGCCATCGAACGCGCCAGCGGCGCCGCCGACGTGCTGCAGCGCGCCCGCAGCGTGGCCACGCTGGAAGAAGCGCTGCACGGCATGACCCACCTGTGCGCCACCGCCATGACCCCGCGCGACTTCGGCCCGCCCACGCGCGCCCCGCGCGAGCACTTCAATTTGCTATTGAAACCAGAGCTGCCAGCGCAGACTACACCAGCGCTAGAAGGCGATTTGGCTATCAATGGCACACTGGATTTAAGCCAGCCGCAGGGCGTGGCGTTCTTGTTTGGCTCAGAGCGCTACGGCATGGCCAACGAAGACGTGTACCGCTGCAACGTGGCCCTCAGCATCCCCACCGATCCGTCTTACGGCTCGCTCAACATCGCCGCCGCCGTGCAGCTGATCGCCTACGACTGGCGCCAGGCGCTGGCCGCGTGCGGCTGGGGCTTCGGCGTGCAACCCGCCACCGCCGCCCCCCACCACGCCGACGCCGCCCAACAGGCCGGCATGCTGGCGCACTGGGAAAGCGCGCTGGTCGACATCGGCTTTCTGGACCCAGCTGCGCCCAAGAAGCTGATGCCGCGCCTCACGCAGCTGTTCAACCGCGCGCAACCCACGGTGGAGGAAATCCACATCCTGCGCGGGATCGCGAAGGCGATGCAGGGCGCCGCCGCGCACGGCAGACGGCGCCGCGCCAGCCGCTTCAGCGGCGCAGCCGCCGCAGCCCCAGCGCCGCCGCCAGCAAACCCAGCAGCGCCAGCGCCCATTGGCTGA
- the pmbA gene encoding metalloprotease PmbA: MQETTKPLAGFSYSRAFFEDLVDTALAHAKKLGATDAGAEASEGSGLSVSVRKGDLETVERNRDKSLGVTVYLGQRRGNASTSDFSRAAIERTVQAAYDIARFTAEDPTAGLPDEADIATAAEQPELDLFHPWPITSEQAAEMALACEAAAFGVDKRIANSEGAGVSAQQSHFFSAHTHGFRGGYASSRHSLSVAPIAGKGKDMQRDYWYSSERDARHLASPEAVGRYAAERALSRLKSCKISTRECPVLFESPLAAGLLGGFAQAVSGGALYRKTTFLADSLGKKVFPSHIDVSEDPFILGGKGSSPFDEEGVRVQARNVVERGRVQGYFLTTYSARKLGMKTTGNAGGSHNLTMTSRQTRPGDDLDAMLQKLGTGLFVIELMGQGVNYVTGDYSRGASGFWVENGRIAFPVQEITIAGNLRKMLAGIQAVGADAYTYGAKTVGSVLIDRMTVAGN, translated from the coding sequence ATGCAAGAAACCACCAAGCCCCTGGCGGGCTTTTCTTATTCCCGCGCGTTTTTCGAAGACCTGGTCGATACCGCGCTGGCCCATGCCAAAAAGCTGGGCGCGACCGATGCGGGCGCTGAAGCGTCGGAAGGCTCAGGCCTGAGTGTCAGCGTGCGCAAGGGCGACCTGGAGACGGTGGAGCGCAACCGCGACAAGTCGCTGGGCGTGACCGTGTACCTGGGCCAGCGGCGCGGCAACGCCAGCACGTCGGATTTCTCGCGCGCGGCGATCGAGCGCACCGTCCAGGCCGCGTACGACATCGCGCGCTTCACCGCCGAAGACCCGACGGCCGGCCTGCCGGATGAGGCGGACATCGCCACGGCCGCCGAGCAGCCTGAGCTGGACCTGTTCCACCCCTGGCCCATCACCAGCGAACAGGCGGCCGAGATGGCGCTGGCCTGCGAGGCGGCGGCGTTTGGCGTGGACAAGCGCATCGCCAACAGCGAAGGCGCGGGCGTGTCGGCCCAGCAAAGCCATTTCTTCAGCGCGCACACGCACGGGTTTCGCGGCGGCTACGCCAGTTCGCGCCACAGCCTGTCTGTGGCGCCCATCGCGGGCAAGGGAAAGGACATGCAGCGCGACTACTGGTACAGCTCAGAGCGCGACGCGCGCCACCTGGCCAGCCCCGAGGCCGTGGGCCGCTACGCGGCCGAGCGCGCCTTGAGCCGCCTGAAAAGCTGCAAGATCAGCACGCGCGAATGCCCAGTGCTGTTTGAATCGCCACTGGCAGCGGGCTTGCTGGGCGGCTTTGCGCAGGCCGTGAGCGGCGGCGCGCTGTACCGCAAGACCACGTTCCTGGCCGATTCGCTGGGCAAGAAGGTTTTTCCGAGCCACATCGACGTGAGTGAAGACCCGTTCATCCTCGGCGGCAAGGGCTCGTCGCCGTTCGACGAGGAAGGCGTGCGGGTGCAGGCGCGCAACGTGGTCGAGCGCGGGCGCGTGCAGGGCTACTTTCTGACCACCTACTCGGCGCGCAAGCTGGGCATGAAGACCACGGGCAACGCGGGCGGTTCGCACAACCTGACGATGACATCGCGCCAGACGCGGCCCGGTGACGACCTGGACGCCATGCTGCAAAAGCTTGGCACGGGCCTTTTCGTGATCGAGCTGATGGGGCAGGGCGTGAACTACGTGACGGGCGACTATTCGCGCGGCGCCAGTGGCTTTTGGGTTGAAAACGGGCGCATCGCCTTTCCGGTGCAGGAAATCACCATCGCTGGCAACCTGCGCAAGATGCTGGCGGGCATCCAGGCGGTGGGTGCCGATGCGTACACCTACGGCGCGAAGACCGTGGGTTCGGTGCTGATCGACCGCATGACGGTGGCGGGCAACTGA
- the cysE gene encoding serine O-acetyltransferase, whose product MLQRIRSYTHAILERDPAARSVWDVVFSYPGFHALVLHRIAHPLWGAGWFWLARWISHWGRFLTGIEIHPGATIGERVFIDHGMGVVIGETAEIGDDCTIYQGVTLGGTSLTKGSKRHPTLGKGVIVGANSQVLGGFTVGDGAKIGSNAVVTKPVPAGATAVGNPARIIHAEADARREAAAAKLGFSAYGITQSDDPVSLALRGLIDGTASQEHQIALLWQAVERLACKMDPGCVPKEAALEESFEADKLNELVGK is encoded by the coding sequence ATGCTGCAGCGCATCCGCTCATACACCCACGCCATTCTGGAGCGCGACCCCGCCGCGCGCAGCGTGTGGGACGTCGTGTTTTCCTACCCCGGCTTTCATGCGCTGGTGCTGCACCGCATCGCGCACCCGCTGTGGGGCGCCGGCTGGTTCTGGCTGGCGCGCTGGATATCGCACTGGGGGCGTTTTCTCACGGGCATCGAAATCCACCCCGGCGCCACGATTGGCGAGCGCGTCTTCATCGACCACGGCATGGGCGTGGTGATTGGCGAGACGGCCGAGATCGGCGACGACTGCACCATCTACCAGGGCGTCACGCTCGGCGGCACCTCGCTCACCAAGGGCAGCAAACGCCACCCCACGCTGGGCAAGGGCGTGATCGTGGGCGCCAACAGCCAAGTGCTGGGCGGCTTCACGGTGGGCGACGGCGCCAAGATCGGCAGCAACGCGGTGGTCACCAAGCCGGTGCCCGCGGGCGCCACGGCGGTGGGCAACCCCGCGCGCATCATCCACGCCGAGGCCGACGCCCGGCGCGAAGCCGCAGCGGCCAAGCTGGGCTTTTCGGCCTACGGCATCACCCAGAGCGATGACCCGGTCAGCCTGGCGCTGCGCGGCCTGATCGACGGCACCGCCAGCCAGGAACACCAGATCGCCCTGCTGTGGCAGGCCGTCGAACGCCTGGCCTGCAAGATGGACCCGGGCTGCGTGCCCAAGGAAGCGGCGCTGGAAGAGAGCTTCGAGGCCGACAAGCTGAACGAGCTGGTGGGCAAGTAG